The following coding sequences are from one Panicum hallii strain FIL2 chromosome 5, PHallii_v3.1, whole genome shotgun sequence window:
- the LOC112895082 gene encoding zinc finger CCCH domain-containing protein 17-like, producing the protein MPISSTHAGRLGTGPARAPAPARWSPYARSSVPEPQGGRGGAKASRPPLRLDPATERLLGPAQKAAPSGSRRRAEPAAPDGASAAPAGRSRGGEMTSPEPVLKPKPKPDAGIDAPPVKKPRCSGGGGFVFLCALAGHTAAISGISVPRCSDKLYSGSVDGSIRVWDRNSGKCIDVIKLGGKVGCMITHGPWVLIGIPKSVEAWNTQTGMKLSLQGPSGLVCSMTITDGMLFAGMGDGRIMAWKFPSKESNMEPVSILTGHQRPVISLSISATRLYSGSLDKTIKVWDLMTLQCVQTLSEHKAPVTSVLCWDEKLLSCSLDKTVKLWTLSESGDLQVKYTHAEEHGLRTLFGMHRVGKTPVLFCSLHNSNRIRQLDLPSFEEVGTLSSKKEVRTIELADGGPLFTGDCSGELKVWRWALQQDQDQEAASAAHS; encoded by the exons ATGCCGATCTCCTCCACCCACGCCGGACGCCTCGGCAccggccccgcgcgcgcgcccgcgcccgcgcggtgGAGCCCCTACGCCCGTTCCTCTGTGCCTGAGCCCcagggcggccgcggcggcgccaagGCCTCGCGCCCGCCTTTACGCCTCGATCCCGCGACGGAGAGACTCCTCGGCCCCGCGCAGAAGGCGGCGCCTTCCGGATCGCGTCGCCGTGCCGAACCCGCCGCGCCCGACGGAGCTTCTGCTGCACCCGCAGGACGGAGCCGTGGAGGCGAGATGACAAGCCCGGAGCCTGTGCTGAAGCCGAAGCCGAAGCCGGACGCTGGAATCGACGCACCCCCCGTTAAGAAGCCCCGCTGCAGCGGCGGGGgtggcttcgtcttcctctgcgcCCTCGCTGGACACACAGCG GCTATCAGCGGGATCTCAGTGCCGCGTTGTTCGGACAAACTCTATTCCGGCAGCGTCGACGGATCTATTCGCGTCTGGGACCGCAACTCTGGCAAG TGTATTGATGTCATCAAGTTGGGAGGCAAGGTTGGCTGCATGATCACCCATGGTCCATGGGTACTCATAGGGATTCCGAAGTCCGTGGAG GCATGGAACACACAGACAGGAATGAAATTAAGTCTTCAGGGGCCTTCTGGTCTGGTTTGTTCCATGACTATCACGGATGGGATGCTGTTTGCTGGTATGGGAGATGGTCGCATCATGGCTTGGAAATTTCCTTCTAAGGAGAGCAACATGGAACCAGTGTCGATCCTCACAGGCCATCAACGTCCCGTCATTTCACTTTCTATCTCAGCAACGAGACTTTACTCTGGCTCACTTGACAAGACCATTAAA GTATGGGACCTCATGACTCTGCAGTGTGTCCAAACACTCTCTGAGCATAAGGCTCCTGTAACATCTGTCCTATGTTGGGATGAAAAGTTATTATCTTGCTCCCTGGACAAGACTGTAAAGCTCTGGACTCTTTCAGAGTCTGGGGATCTTCAAGTCAAATATACCCATGCTGAGGAGCAT GGGTTGCGCACACTCTTCGGCATGCACCGTGTCGGGAAGACGCCAGTTCTCTTCTGCTCCCTCCATAACAGCAACCGCATCCGCCAGCTCGACCTTCCATC GTTCGAGGAGGTGGGCACCCTCTCCTCCAAGAAGGAAGTGAGGACCATCGAGCTCGCGGATGGTG
- the LOC112895081 gene encoding uncharacterized protein LOC112895081: MACHLRPLLNLRLLLLLAAVLGNAGPGRGGGAEASDRAEPDPYSILTWHDYSPPSPPPPPPAPVAPAATCARDLHGKGDFRTRCEVSSEVELGGDVYITGNGSLVLLSGASLTCKKAGCVISANLSGEVRLSRGVRVIAGRVSLVATNITVADTVVVNTTALAGDPPDRTSGVPTGTHGDGGGHGGRGASCFVKDGQTQEDSWGGDAYAWSDLEHPCSYGSKGGSTSVEKDYGGAGGGIVWLFAQDLVMNGTVLADGGDSSEKGGGGSGGSIYIKAATMHGGGKISASGGDGLAGGGGGRVSINVFSRHDDTHIFVHGGKSSGCPDNAGAAGTLYEAVPKSLIVSNNNLSTQTDTLLLEFPNQPLWTNVFVRNHAKVAVPLLWSRVQVQGQLSLLSGAVLTFGLTRYPYSEFELMAEELLMSDSTIKVFGALRMSVKMLLMWNSRMLIDGGGDSIVATSLLDASNLIVLKESSVIHSNANLGVRGQGLLNLSGNGDTIEAQRLILSLFYSIQVGPGSILRGPLVNRSSNDVAPKLNCEDDSCPVEIIHPPEDCNLNSSLSFTLQVCRVEDIDVWGLVQGTVIHFNRARTVTVHKSGTISASGLGCRTGVGQGKMLSSGVSGGGGHGGKGGDGLYNGSHADGGATYGNADLPCELGSGSGNATTQFSTAGGGIIVMGSWEYSLPSLALYGSVESNGGGYANMVTNGSIRGPGGGSGGTILLFVHTLSLAESSVLSSVGGFGNAGSGGGGGGRIHFHWSNIPTGDEYVPVAAVKGSILTSGGVSKGHGFSGGNGTVTGKACPKGLYGTFCKECPLGTYKNVTGSSKSLCFPCPPQELPHRAIYINVRGGAAETPCPYRCVSDRYRMPHCYTALEELIYTFGGPWLFGLLLSGLLILLALVLSVARMKFVGTDELPGPAPTQQGSQIDHSFPFLESLNEVLETNRAEESHGHVHRMYFMGPNTFSEPWHLPHSPPEQITEIVYEDAFNRFVDEINTLAAYQWWEGSIYSILCILAYPLAWSWQQWRRRKKLQRLREFVRSEYDHSCLRSCRSRALYEGLKVTATPDLMLGYLDFFLGGDEKRPDLPPRLRQRFPMSLIFGGDGSYMAPFSLHSDSVLTSLMSQAVPSWIWHRLVAGLNAQLRLVRSGNLKVTFLPVIEWLDTHANPSLAVNGIRVDLAWFQATALGYCQLGLVVYAVEGEQVVDEHDGSPRIKLEQHTLTQNMLTDIQQGQATRVKDALMRKRITGGVLDSNSLRTLKDRRDLFYPFSLILHNTKPVGHQDLVGLVISILLLADFSLVLLTFLQLYSYSMVDVLLVLFILPLGILSPFPAGINALFSHGPRRSAGLARVYALWNITSLVNVVVAFICGFVHYKSSTKRHPSMQPWNLGTDESGWWLFPTGLMLLKCIQARLVDWHVANLEIQDRAVYSNDPHIFWQS; encoded by the exons ATGGCCTGCCATCTCCGCCCCCTCCTCAATCTCCGCCTCTTACTGCTCCTCGCCGCGGTCCTCGGGAACGCCGGCcccggccggggcggcggggcggaggcgtCAGATCGGGCGGAGCCGGACCCGTACTCGATCCTGACGTGGCACGACtactcgccgccgtcgcctccgcccccgccgccggccccggtggcgccggcggcgacctgCGCGCGGGACCTCCACGGGAAGGGGGACTTCCGCACACGCTGCGAGGTATCCTCGGAGGTCGAGCTGGGCGGCGACGTCTACATCACGGGGAACGGCAGCCTCGTGCTCCTCTCCGGCGCCTCCCTGACCTGCAAGAAGGCCGGGTGCGTCATATCTGCCAATCTCTCTGGGGAGGTGCGCCTCAGCCGCGGCGTGCGGGTCATAGCCGGGAGGGTTTCGTTGGTCGCCACCAACATCACGGTCGCCGACACTGTCGTTGTGAACACCACTGCGCTCGCCGGTGATCCGCCCGACCGGACCAGTGGCGTCCCCACGGGGACGCACGGTGACGGTGGCGGGCATGGCGGCCGTGGCGCCAGCTGTTTCGTCAAGGATGGGCAGACACAGGAGGATTCATGGGGCGGTGATGCCTATGCGTGGTCAGACCTTGAACACCCGTGTAGCTATGGGAGCAAAGGGGGCTCGACCAGTGTTGAGAAGGATTACGGTGGCGCCGGTGGTGGCATCGTGTGGCTGTTTGCTCAGGACCTGGTCATGAATGGCACAGTGCTTGCTGACGGCGGTGATAGCAGTGAGAAGGGCGGTGGAGGTTCTGGGGGCAGCATCTATATAAAGGCTGCGACTAT GCATGGTGGTGGCAAGATCAGTGCTTCTGGGGGTGATGGTTTGGCTGGGGGAGGTGGAGGTCGAGTTTCTATTAACGTTTTTAGTAGACATGATGACACCCATATTTTTGTTCATG GGGGAAAGAGTTCAGGCTGTCCGGATAATGCAGGAGCTGCTGGGACTCTTTATGAAGCAGTACCAAAGAGTCTTATCGTTAGCAACAATAATTTGAGTACGCAGACAGACACTCTTCTTTTAGAGTTCCCAAATCAACCACTGTGGACAAATGTTTTCGTGAGGAATCATGCAAAAGTTGCTGTTCCCTTGCTCTGGAGTCGTGTTCAG GTCCAAGGGCAACTTAGCCTTCTTTCTGGTGCTGTTCTAACTTTTGGTCTCACTCGTTATCCATACTCGGAGTTCGAACTGATGGCTGAGGAGCTTCTTATGAGTGACTCAACAATCAAG GTGTTCGGCGCTTTGAGAATGTCTGTAAAAATGCTACTTATGTGGAACTCCAGAATGTTAATTGATGGTGGTGGAGATTCGATAGTTGCAACTTCTTTGTTGGATGCCAGCAATTTGATAGTTCTGAAG GAATCATCTGTGATACATTCAAATGCTAATCTTGGAGTTCGCGGCCAAGGTCTACTGAATTTGTCTGGGAATGGAGACACAATTGAGGCACAACGCCTTATTTTATCACTGTTCTACAGCATACAa GTTGGACCTGGTTCGATTTTACGGGGCCCACTTGTAAACAGAAGTAGCAATGATGT GGCTCCAAAGCTGAATTGTGAAGATGATAGCTGTCCTGTTGAAATTATACATCCACCGGAAGATTGCAATCTAAATTCTTCATTGTCATTTACCCTTCAG GTGTGCCGTGTTGAAGATATTGATGTCTGGGGTCTCGTGCAAGGAACTGTAATTCATTTCAATAGGGCAAGAACTGTAACTGTGCATAAATCTGGAACCATCAGTGCATCAGGCTTGG GCTGCCGAACTGGAGTAGGACAAGGAAAAATGTTAAGCAGCGGTGTAAGTGGTGGTGGTGGACATGGTGGTAAAGGCGGGGATGGTCTTTATAATGGAAGCCATGCTGACGGTGGAGCTACTTATGGTAATGCTGATCTTCCTTGTGAACTTGGCAGCGGCAGTGGGAATGCTACTACACAGTTTTCCACAGCTGGTGGGGGTATAATAG TGATGGGCTCATGGGAATATTCGTTGCCAAGTCTTGCCCTCTATGGTTCAGTAGAATCAAATGGTGGCGGCTATGCTAATATGGTTACTAATGGATCTATTAGAGGACCTGGTGGTGGTTCTGGGGGCACAATTCTTCTATTTGTGCACACTTTGTCCCTAGCAGAAAGCTCCGTCCTTTCAAGTGTTGGTGGCTTTGGAAATGCTGGtagtggaggaggtggagggggAAGGATTCACTTCCATTGGTCTAATATTCCTACTGGAGATGAATATGTTCCTGTTGCAGCTGTTAAAGGATCGATCCTTACAAG TGGAGGAGTCAGTAAAGGGCATGGATTTTCTGGTGGGAATGGAACGGTCACAGGAAAAGCTTGCCCAAAAGGCCTTTATGGTACATTCTGCAAG GAATGCCCTCTCGGAACATACAAAAATGTTACTGGATCTTCTAAATCTCTATGCTTTCCATGCCCTCCACAAGAACTCCCTCACCGCGCTATATACATAAATGTCCGAG GAGGTGCTGCTGAAACTCCATGTCCCTACAGATGTGTGTCTGACAGATATCGCATGCCTCACTGTTATACAGCTCTGGAGGAATTAATATACACTTTTGGAGGACCTTGGTTATTTGGCCTACTTCTTTCAGGCCTTCTTATCTTGTTAGCTCTTGTTTTAAGTGTTGCTCGTATGAAATTTGTCGGCACTGATGAGTTACCTGGGCCAGCGCCGACCCAACAAGGGTCCCAAATTGATCATTCCTTTCCCTTCCTAGAATCACTAAATGAG GTTTTGGAAACTAATAGAGCTGAAGAGTCCCATGGTCATGTACACAGGATGTATTTCATGGGTCCCAACACCTTCAGTGAACCGTGGCATCTCCCACACAGTCCACCAGAACAAATAACAGAGATTGT ATATGAAGATGCGTTTAATCGATTTGTCGATGAGATAAACACCCTTGCAGCTTATCAGTGGTGGGAAGGATCTATTTACAGTATCCTATGTATCCTTGCATACCCCCTGGCTTGGTCATGGCAACAGTGGCGTAGGAGAAAGAAATTACAGAGACTTCGCGAATTTGTTCGTTCTGAGTATGATCATTCATGCTTACGGTCTTGCCGTTCACGTGCACTCTACGAAGGACTCAAG GTGACCGCGACTCCAGATCTAATGCTAGGGTATTTAGATTTCTTCCTTGGGGGAGATGAAAAAAGGCCTGATCTTCCACCTCGTCTTCGTCAAAGATTTCCAATGTCTTTGATCTTTGGAGGCGATGGAAGTTACATGGCTCCGTTTTCACTTCATAGTGACAGTGTGCTCACTAGTCTTATGAGCCAG GCTGTTCCCTCATGGATATGGCACCGTCTTGTAGCTGGGTTGAATGCACAGCTGCGTTTGGTTCGCAGTGGAAACTTGAAAGTAACGTTTCTTCCTGTAATCGAGTGGCTTGATACTCATGCGAATCCCTCTTTAGCTGTGAATGGTATCCGCGTTGATCTTGCCTGGTTCCAAGCTACAGCATTAGGGTACTGCCAACTTGGTCTTGTTGTTTATGCTGTTGAAGGAGAACAAGTGGTTGATGAACATGATGGAAGCCCTAGAATAAAACTAGAGCAACACACACT AACACAAAACATGCTCACTGATATTCAACAAGGCCAGGCAACAAGGGTTAAGGATGCTCTAATGCGCAAAAGGATTACTGGTGGAGTTCTTGATAGTAATAGCTTAAGGACActaaaagacaggagagatttGTTTTACCCATTTTCTCTTATCTTGCACAATACGAAACCAGTCGGGCATCAG GATCTTGTTGGTTTAGTAATCTCAATACTTCTTCTCGCAGATTTCAGCTTAGTTTTGCTTACTTTTCTCCAGCTATATTCATACTCTATGGTCGATGTTCTCTTGGTTTTGTTTATTCTACCTCTTGGGATTTTGTCGCCTTTTCCTGCTGGTATAAATGCTCTTTTTAGTCATGGACCGAGGCGGTCAGCAGGTCTTGCTCGTGTATATGCATTGTGGAACATAACTTCACTGGTCAATGTT GTTGTGGCTTTCATATGTGGTTTTGTACATTATAAGTCGTCAACCAAAAGGCACCCGAGCATGCAGCCATGGAACCTGGGAAC GGATGAAAGTGGTTGGTGGCTCTTCCCCACTGGACTCATGTTATTGAAATGCATCCAAGCAAGGCTTGTTGATTGGCATGTTGCTAATTTAGAGATCCAAGACCGTGCGGTTTATAGCAATGACCCACACATCTTTTGGCAGTCATGA